The following coding sequences are from one Bradyrhizobium sp. 200 window:
- a CDS encoding arsenate reductase (azurin) small subunit, whose translation MSHCDKMVDAGRRRFLGGAGFAAAGAAVATMVPGRAKAAPGAARVDYPSNRLANIADLKPNEAFTVAYPDTDAPGVLLKLGKRVPGGVGADGDIVGFSTICPHKGFPLNYNAADKTMNCPGHYSRFDCESGGQQVWGQATQNLPQYALRIDGKGDIYAEGVDELLFGRLSNVL comes from the coding sequence ATGAGCCATTGCGATAAGATGGTTGATGCCGGTCGCCGCCGATTTTTGGGTGGCGCGGGCTTTGCTGCCGCAGGAGCGGCGGTTGCAACAATGGTGCCGGGTCGGGCCAAGGCCGCACCTGGCGCAGCGCGGGTTGACTATCCTTCCAACCGCCTTGCCAATATCGCCGATCTCAAGCCGAACGAAGCGTTCACCGTCGCTTATCCCGACACAGACGCTCCGGGCGTGTTGCTTAAACTGGGCAAGCGCGTGCCGGGTGGCGTCGGCGCCGATGGCGATATCGTAGGGTTTTCGACGATCTGCCCGCACAAGGGATTTCCGCTCAACTACAACGCCGCGGATAAGACTATGAACTGCCCCGGGCATTACTCGCGTTTTGACTGCGAGTCCGGCGGCCAGCAGGTCTGGGGTCAGGCCACGCAAAACCTTCCGCAATACGCGCTACGCATCGACGGCAAGGGCGACATCTATGCCGAAGGCGTGGACGAGCTTTTGTTTGGCCGCCTGTCCAACGTGTTGTGA
- a CDS encoding arsenate reductase (azurin) large subunit gives MAYKRQIDRLPIVPKDAKEFNVTCQFCIVGCGYKAYTWPANKQGGTAPDQNKFGVDLSKQQPPETSAWYAPAMYNIVRQNGDDVHIVIKPDKDCVVNSGLGSVRGARMAEMSNSQQRNTQLQRLTDPMVWRYGQMQPTGWDDALDLVARVTIAVINDMGEDGLFVSAFDHGGAGGGYENTWGTGKLYFGAMKVKNIRIHNRPAYNSEVHATRDMGVGELNNCYEDAELADTIVAVGTNALETQTNYFLNHWVPNLRGSSMDKKKAEFGSEAIARGRIIVVDPRRTVTVNACEVEAGKDGVMHLAINSGSDLVLFNAWLTYIASKGWIDKAFIDASTNNFDKARAANAVSLDEAARLTGLTADQIRQSAEWIAQPKMGNARRRTMFAYEKGLIWGNDNYRTNAALVNVALATGNIGRPGGGCVRMGGHQEGYSRPSDAHVGRPAAYVDKLLIEGKGGVHHIWGCDHYKTTLNAFNFKQAYKKRTDMVKDAMMTVPYGDRTAMVNAIVGAVKKGGLFAVDVDIVPTKIGEACHVWLPAATSGEADLTSMNGERRMRLTERYMDPPGQAMPDCLIAARIANNMERVLREQGKGQYADQFRGFDWKTEEDAFMDGYHKHEKGGEFVTYERLRAMGTNGFQEPATAFTDGKIIGTKRLFADGKFGGKDGKATFMETQWRGLQAPGKEQERKTFPFLVNNGRANIVWQSAYLDQDNEFVMDRMPYPYIQMNPDDMAELKLKQGDLVEVYNDNGSTQAMVYPTPTAKRKQTFMLFAYPTGVQGNVVSAGANEFVIPNYKQTWGNIRKLADAPEGVKHLTFKSPEYTA, from the coding sequence ATGGCTTACAAGCGTCAAATTGACCGTCTCCCGATTGTCCCCAAGGACGCCAAGGAGTTCAACGTCACCTGCCAATTCTGCATCGTCGGCTGCGGGTATAAGGCTTACACATGGCCTGCCAACAAGCAGGGCGGCACCGCCCCGGATCAGAACAAGTTCGGCGTCGACCTTAGCAAGCAGCAACCGCCCGAGACAAGTGCGTGGTACGCGCCCGCGATGTACAACATCGTGCGCCAGAACGGTGATGATGTTCACATCGTCATCAAACCCGACAAGGACTGCGTTGTGAATTCCGGGCTTGGCTCGGTGCGCGGCGCGCGCATGGCCGAGATGAGCAACTCGCAGCAGCGCAACACCCAACTGCAACGCCTGACCGACCCCATGGTTTGGCGCTACGGGCAAATGCAGCCGACCGGCTGGGACGACGCGCTGGATCTGGTTGCGCGCGTGACCATCGCCGTTATCAACGACATGGGCGAGGACGGATTATTCGTTTCAGCCTTCGATCATGGCGGTGCCGGCGGCGGCTATGAGAATACCTGGGGCACAGGCAAGCTCTATTTCGGGGCGATGAAGGTCAAGAACATCCGCATCCATAATCGCCCAGCCTATAATTCCGAAGTTCACGCCACGCGTGACATGGGCGTAGGCGAACTCAACAATTGCTATGAGGATGCAGAGCTTGCCGACACAATCGTCGCGGTTGGCACCAATGCGCTGGAGACCCAGACCAATTATTTCCTGAACCATTGGGTGCCGAATCTTCGCGGCAGTTCGATGGACAAGAAGAAGGCCGAGTTCGGTTCCGAAGCCATCGCGCGCGGACGCATCATCGTCGTCGATCCGCGACGCACCGTCACCGTCAACGCCTGCGAAGTCGAAGCCGGAAAAGACGGTGTGATGCATCTCGCCATCAACTCCGGCTCCGATCTCGTGCTGTTTAATGCCTGGCTGACCTACATCGCGAGCAAGGGTTGGATCGACAAAGCGTTCATCGACGCCTCGACCAACAATTTCGACAAGGCCCGCGCCGCCAACGCCGTCTCACTCGACGAGGCCGCACGCCTCACCGGGCTGACTGCCGATCAGATCCGGCAATCGGCGGAATGGATTGCGCAGCCCAAAATGGGCAACGCACGACGCCGGACCATGTTCGCGTATGAGAAGGGCCTCATCTGGGGCAACGACAATTACCGCACCAACGCCGCGCTGGTGAACGTGGCGCTGGCGACTGGCAATATCGGACGTCCGGGCGGCGGCTGCGTGCGCATGGGCGGCCATCAGGAAGGCTATTCTCGACCATCCGATGCGCATGTCGGGCGTCCGGCAGCTTACGTCGACAAGTTGCTGATCGAAGGCAAAGGCGGCGTGCATCACATCTGGGGATGCGACCACTACAAGACCACGCTCAACGCCTTCAATTTCAAGCAAGCCTACAAGAAACGCACCGACATGGTGAAGGACGCGATGATGACGGTGCCGTACGGCGACCGCACAGCAATGGTGAATGCCATTGTGGGCGCGGTCAAGAAAGGCGGCTTGTTCGCGGTCGATGTAGATATCGTGCCGACCAAGATCGGCGAAGCCTGCCACGTCTGGCTTCCGGCCGCGACGTCGGGAGAAGCCGATCTCACCTCAATGAATGGCGAGCGGCGCATGCGCCTGACCGAGCGCTACATGGACCCGCCCGGCCAGGCCATGCCGGATTGCCTGATCGCGGCGCGCATCGCCAACAACATGGAACGCGTGCTTCGCGAGCAAGGCAAGGGGCAATACGCCGATCAGTTCAGGGGCTTCGACTGGAAGACCGAGGAAGACGCCTTCATGGACGGCTACCACAAGCATGAAAAAGGCGGCGAGTTCGTCACCTATGAACGCCTCCGCGCAATGGGGACCAACGGCTTCCAGGAGCCCGCGACCGCCTTCACCGATGGCAAGATCATCGGCACCAAGCGCCTCTTCGCCGACGGCAAGTTCGGCGGCAAGGACGGCAAGGCGACGTTCATGGAAACCCAGTGGCGCGGATTGCAGGCGCCCGGCAAGGAACAGGAGCGCAAAACATTCCCGTTCCTCGTCAACAACGGCCGCGCCAACATCGTCTGGCAGAGTGCGTATCTCGATCAGGACAACGAGTTCGTCATGGATCGTATGCCGTACCCGTACATCCAGATGAATCCCGACGACATGGCCGAGCTAAAGCTCAAGCAGGGCGATCTCGTCGAGGTCTACAACGACAACGGCTCGACGCAGGCGATGGTTTATCCAACGCCAACGGCGAAGCGTAAGCAGACCTTCATGCTGTTCGCGTATCCAACCGGGGTGCAGGGTAACGTGGTCTCGGCGGGCGCGAACGAATTCGTCATTCCAAACTACAAGCAGACCTGGGGAAACATTCGGAAGCTAGCCGATGCGCCGGAAGGCGTGAAGCATCTGACCTTCAAGTCACCTGAGTACACGGCCTGA
- a CDS encoding MIP/aquaporin family protein yields MQKFDLPRRLAAEALGTALLVATVVGSGIMAESLTKDVALALLGNTLPTGAILVVLITILGPISGAHFNPAVTLIFALKRDLMPRDAMLYTAVQIAGGIVGTLTAHAMFALPLLDMSMKARTGSAQWLAEGVAAFGLVATVLAGLRFERPSVPWLVGLYITAAYWFTSSTSFANPAVAIARSMTNTFSGIRPADLPGFIVAELCGAIAALMLMSWLLRPEGKAAPMSKEAQL; encoded by the coding sequence ATGCAAAAGTTCGATTTGCCGCGCCGGTTAGCAGCGGAGGCGCTTGGAACCGCTTTGCTAGTCGCAACCGTGGTCGGATCCGGCATCATGGCCGAAAGCCTGACCAAGGATGTCGCGCTGGCTCTGCTCGGCAACACGCTGCCGACTGGCGCCATCCTCGTGGTTCTGATCACCATTCTCGGCCCCATATCAGGGGCGCATTTCAATCCTGCCGTTACCTTAATTTTTGCGCTGAAGCGCGATTTGATGCCGCGCGATGCCATGCTGTACACGGCGGTGCAAATCGCCGGTGGCATCGTCGGAACCCTAACGGCGCATGCGATGTTCGCGCTGCCGCTGCTGGATATGTCGATGAAAGCCCGCACGGGTAGCGCCCAATGGCTGGCTGAAGGCGTTGCCGCATTCGGTCTGGTCGCAACCGTTCTCGCAGGGCTTCGGTTCGAGCGCCCGTCCGTTCCCTGGCTTGTCGGCCTCTACATCACGGCGGCCTACTGGTTCACATCGTCGACGTCGTTTGCAAATCCAGCCGTCGCTATCGCGCGATCGATGACGAATACCTTTTCCGGAATTCGTCCGGCGGATCTTCCCGGCTTCATCGTCGCGGAGCTTTGCGGTGCAATCGCGGCCTTGATGCTGATGAGTTGGCTGCTGCGACCAGAGGGCAAGGCGGCCCCGATGAGTAAGGAGGCTCAATTATGA
- a CDS encoding helix-turn-helix domain-containing protein: MNESVREASAIEGFGSLAQATRLAAVRHLLAVHPQSLPAGEIARLCEVPHNTMSSHLSILSRAGLVSVEKDGRSMNYRADVGGFRGLLEFLSRDCCNGRPELCGDAFDLPSEATGKFMTPAFNVLFLCTQNSARSIIAEALLEKIGRGRFRAYSAGSEPAREPVPEVIDRLKALGHDVSRLHSKSWDEFRGPQAPRMDFIIALCDAPNGQFCPDLGAQFVTGAWPLPDPAQFTGSSTERTTLLNELYAMIRRRIEIFTSLPFDSLDRMAIKARLDEIGDTTRVSP, encoded by the coding sequence ATGAACGAAAGTGTTCGCGAAGCGAGTGCCATAGAAGGTTTTGGATCGCTTGCGCAGGCGACCCGCCTTGCCGCGGTACGCCATCTCCTCGCCGTCCATCCGCAGAGTCTGCCCGCCGGTGAGATCGCGCGGCTCTGCGAGGTGCCGCACAACACCATGTCATCGCACCTCAGCATTTTGAGCCGCGCCGGTTTGGTCTCCGTCGAGAAGGACGGCCGCTCGATGAACTATCGGGCAGATGTCGGTGGATTTAGGGGCTTGCTCGAATTTCTCTCGCGGGACTGCTGTAACGGCCGTCCCGAACTCTGCGGCGATGCTTTCGATCTACCGTCCGAAGCAACGGGGAAGTTCATGACGCCTGCATTCAACGTGCTCTTTCTGTGCACCCAAAATTCGGCCCGCTCGATCATCGCCGAAGCCCTGCTCGAGAAGATCGGCCGTGGCCGCTTCCGGGCCTACTCCGCCGGTTCGGAGCCGGCCCGAGAACCCGTTCCCGAAGTCATCGACCGGCTGAAGGCGCTCGGGCATGACGTGTCGCGCCTGCATTCGAAGTCGTGGGATGAGTTCAGAGGACCGCAAGCTCCCCGTATGGACTTCATCATCGCGCTTTGCGACGCACCGAATGGCCAGTTTTGTCCGGACCTCGGCGCTCAGTTCGTCACTGGCGCCTGGCCGCTACCCGACCCGGCGCAGTTCACGGGGTCGTCCACTGAGCGCACCACGCTTCTGAACGAACTCTACGCCATGATCCGGCGCCGCATTGAAATCTTTACAAGCCTTCCGTTCGACTCGCTGGACCGTATGGCGATCAAGGCGCGGCTGGACGAAATCGGCGATACAACGCGCGTATCCCCTTAA
- a CDS encoding ArsJ-associated glyceraldehyde-3-phosphate dehydrogenase, which yields MKVGINGMGRMGRLALRSALGGIHRPESDPRAGNRLEVVHINELKGGIAATAHLLEFDSIHGRWHAPIAIDSDNAIAIGKNRIGFSEKASPGDVAWGDLGCDVVLECTGKFLKPDQLQAYFDRGVKRVIVAAPVKDEAALNIVVGVNDHLYDPVRHRLLTAASCTTNCLAPVVKVIHESIGIRHGQITTIHDPTNTNVVVDAPHKDLRRARSAMLSMQPTTTGSATAISLIYPELKGKLNGHAVRIPVLNASLTDCVFELKRPTTVDEVNRLFKSASESVLAGILGLETRPLVSADYNNDPRSSIVDALSTMVTDETLLKVYAWYDNEVGYACRMVDLANIVQRSGV from the coding sequence ATGAAAGTTGGAATCAATGGCATGGGCCGCATGGGCAGGCTCGCGCTGCGTTCGGCGCTTGGAGGCATACATCGTCCGGAAAGCGATCCTCGCGCCGGGAACCGGCTGGAAGTCGTCCATATCAACGAATTGAAGGGCGGCATCGCGGCGACCGCGCACCTGCTCGAATTCGACAGCATTCATGGACGCTGGCATGCCCCGATCGCAATCGATTCCGATAATGCCATTGCCATCGGCAAGAACCGGATCGGCTTCAGCGAAAAGGCCAGTCCCGGCGATGTCGCCTGGGGCGATCTCGGCTGTGACGTCGTGCTGGAGTGCACGGGCAAATTTCTAAAACCGGACCAGCTTCAGGCCTACTTTGACCGGGGCGTTAAACGGGTAATCGTTGCTGCCCCCGTCAAGGACGAAGCCGCGCTCAATATTGTCGTTGGCGTCAACGATCATCTCTACGATCCCGTCCGGCATCGATTGCTGACGGCGGCATCCTGCACGACCAACTGCCTGGCTCCCGTCGTCAAGGTCATCCACGAGTCAATCGGGATACGGCATGGACAAATCACGACGATCCATGATCCCACCAATACCAACGTCGTCGTTGACGCACCGCACAAGGACCTCCGCCGTGCAAGGTCCGCAATGTTGTCGATGCAACCGACGACGACCGGCAGCGCGACCGCAATTTCGCTGATCTATCCGGAACTCAAGGGCAAGCTGAACGGCCACGCCGTGCGCATTCCCGTCCTGAACGCCAGCTTGACCGACTGCGTATTCGAATTGAAGCGCCCGACCACGGTCGATGAGGTCAACCGGCTCTTTAAATCGGCCTCCGAAAGCGTTCTGGCTGGTATCCTGGGTCTGGAGACCAGACCCCTCGTCTCGGCCGACTACAACAACGATCCACGCAGCTCCATCGTCGATGCCTTGAGCACGATGGTGACTGACGAAACTCTGCTGAAAGTCTATGCTTGGTACGACAACGAAGTCGGCTACGCCTGCCGGATGGTCGATCTCGCCAACATTGTTCAACGATCGGGCGTGTAA
- the arsJ gene encoding organoarsenical effux MFS transporter ArsJ: protein MVRNYLIVTASYWGFTLVDGALRMLVLFHFFRLGYTPFTLAFLFLLYEAAGIGANLAGGYFASRFGIPRMLAIGQMLQIAGLLMLSALNPGWGAVASVAWVVIAQGIAGVAKDLTKTASKSAIKATSAEGSGQLFRWVAWFTGSKNAMKGIGFFLGGLLLDLAGFVHALWLMAALLGIVFVAGLLLLPSQLGKAKSSKTIRELFGKSRGVNLLAAARIFMFGARDVWFVVGLPVFLYAYGWKFLQVGAFLAAWTIAYGGVQAIAPSLVSRSTDGLSREVPAARIWAALLAAVPIALAVIMNSTDVGRPDIVLVVGLALFGLPFAVNSSLHSYLILAYAGSEKAAEDVGFYYAANAVGRLLGITLSGVLYQVAGITGCLIGSAVMLLLCSLITFLLPQNADLSTARPASV from the coding sequence ATGGTCCGAAACTACCTCATAGTAACCGCATCCTATTGGGGCTTCACGCTCGTCGACGGCGCGTTGCGTATGCTGGTCCTGTTCCATTTTTTCCGACTGGGTTATACGCCGTTCACTCTTGCGTTCCTGTTTCTGCTTTATGAAGCGGCGGGAATCGGCGCCAACCTCGCCGGCGGCTACTTCGCTTCGCGTTTTGGCATTCCCCGCATGCTCGCGATCGGACAGATGCTCCAGATTGCCGGCTTGCTCATGTTGTCGGCGCTCAATCCGGGTTGGGGAGCAGTGGCATCGGTCGCATGGGTCGTTATCGCCCAGGGCATAGCGGGCGTCGCCAAGGATCTGACCAAGACCGCATCGAAGTCGGCGATCAAGGCAACCTCTGCGGAGGGCAGTGGGCAACTTTTCCGGTGGGTCGCCTGGTTCACCGGCTCGAAGAACGCAATGAAGGGAATCGGGTTCTTTCTCGGCGGTCTTCTGCTCGATCTTGCAGGCTTCGTCCATGCGCTATGGCTGATGGCCGCCCTGCTCGGCATAGTCTTCGTCGCGGGGCTGCTGCTCCTGCCATCGCAGCTTGGCAAAGCAAAATCGTCGAAAACCATCCGCGAACTGTTCGGCAAGTCGCGCGGCGTGAATCTCCTGGCGGCTGCGCGCATCTTCATGTTCGGGGCAAGAGACGTCTGGTTCGTCGTTGGCCTGCCCGTCTTTCTCTATGCCTACGGATGGAAGTTCTTGCAGGTGGGCGCTTTCCTGGCCGCCTGGACCATTGCCTATGGCGGCGTGCAGGCTATCGCGCCCTCGCTCGTAAGCCGTAGCACGGACGGCCTGAGCCGCGAGGTGCCGGCGGCAAGAATCTGGGCTGCGCTGCTTGCGGCCGTGCCAATCGCCTTGGCCGTGATCATGAACTCAACCGACGTCGGACGTCCTGATATTGTCCTCGTGGTCGGGCTGGCGCTTTTCGGGCTGCCCTTCGCCGTAAACTCGTCGCTGCATTCGTATCTCATTCTGGCCTACGCCGGATCGGAAAAGGCCGCAGAGGATGTTGGCTTCTACTATGCCGCCAATGCGGTCGGCCGCCTTCTCGGCATTACGCTATCCGGCGTGCTGTATCAGGTCGCGGGCATCACGGGGTGCCTGATCGGCTCCGCGGTCATGTTGTTGTTGTGCTCGCTGATCACATTCCTGCTTCCGCAGAACGCAGATTTATCGACGGCAAGACCTGCCTCGGTCTGA
- the arsH gene encoding arsenical resistance protein ArsH, with protein sequence MRVRTLSDPDFLPALNTRHASQIQASGLAAGPRHPPRILLLYGSLREHSYSRLVVEEAARLVRFFGAEPRIFDPSDLPLPDQFKGDNHPAVQELRELSMWSEGQIWCSPERHGQITGVMKAQIDHLPLNMGGMRPTQGRTLAVMQVCGGSQSFNTVNTLRLLGRWLRMFTVPNQSSVPKAFQEFDETGRMKSSSYYERIVDVVEELVRFTVLLRPHVATLTDRYSERRAAAGPERDAASDLSAIATAHQRMGSRA encoded by the coding sequence ATGAGAGTTCGTACACTATCCGATCCCGACTTCCTGCCCGCCCTCAACACGCGCCACGCATCGCAAATCCAGGCGAGCGGCCTGGCCGCCGGCCCCCGGCATCCGCCACGCATCCTGCTTCTCTACGGATCGCTGCGGGAGCACTCCTATTCGCGTCTGGTTGTCGAGGAAGCCGCTCGGCTTGTCCGCTTCTTTGGGGCTGAACCGCGCATCTTCGACCCATCCGACCTCCCGTTGCCGGATCAGTTCAAGGGCGACAATCACCCGGCGGTGCAGGAGCTGCGTGAGCTGTCGATGTGGTCGGAGGGGCAAATCTGGTGCAGTCCGGAGCGGCACGGCCAGATCACAGGTGTCATGAAGGCGCAGATCGATCACCTGCCGCTCAACATGGGTGGTATGCGGCCAACCCAAGGCCGAACGCTGGCGGTCATGCAGGTTTGCGGCGGCTCGCAGTCCTTCAACACCGTCAACACGCTACGGCTGCTGGGGCGCTGGCTGCGGATGTTCACCGTTCCCAACCAGTCGAGCGTTCCAAAGGCATTCCAGGAGTTCGACGAGACCGGCCGGATGAAGTCATCGAGCTACTACGAACGGATCGTCGACGTCGTCGAAGAGCTCGTTCGCTTCACGGTCCTGCTCCGGCCCCACGTCGCGACCCTGACGGACCGCTACTCGGAGCGCAGGGCGGCCGCCGGTCCGGAACGTGATGCCGCGTCGGATCTTTCAGCGATTGCGACGGCGCATCAGCGGATGGGTTCTAGGGCGTGA
- a CDS encoding metalloregulator ArsR/SmtB family transcription factor, with amino-acid sequence MESEDTIIALAALAQSTRLDVFRLLVKYEPDGLAAGDIARALAVPQNTMSSHLSVLSRAGLVSAQRVSRSIVYRAELGRLQGVVLFMLRDCCDGRPEICGPLIEDLTPCCQPRPKGRADV; translated from the coding sequence ATGGAATCAGAGGATACCATTATTGCGCTTGCCGCACTCGCCCAATCGACCCGTCTCGATGTGTTTCGCTTGCTGGTCAAGTATGAGCCGGACGGGCTTGCGGCTGGCGACATCGCCAGGGCGCTCGCGGTCCCGCAAAACACCATGTCCTCGCATTTGTCGGTGCTGTCACGCGCCGGACTGGTATCGGCGCAGCGGGTCAGCCGCTCGATCGTCTATCGCGCCGAGCTGGGCCGCCTGCAGGGCGTTGTGCTGTTCATGCTCCGGGATTGTTGCGACGGGCGGCCGGAAATTTGCGGTCCGCTGATAGAAGACCTCACGCCGTGTTGCCAGCCAAGGCCGAAGGGGAGGGCCGATGTCTGA
- a CDS encoding metalloregulator ArsR/SmtB family transcription factor, translating into MKIDDAAAHLEALGNPTRLKIYRALIRAGGAGLAVGRLQEKLKIAPSTLSHHIKALVVVGLVTQVRDATTLICHANYEVMRELVGFLVEECCTESAETTDAKTAA; encoded by the coding sequence ATGAAAATCGATGACGCTGCCGCCCATCTCGAAGCTCTGGGCAATCCGACCAGACTCAAGATCTATCGCGCGCTGATCCGCGCCGGCGGGGCCGGGCTTGCGGTCGGGCGGCTGCAGGAGAAACTGAAGATCGCGCCCTCCACCCTCTCCCACCACATCAAGGCGCTGGTGGTGGTCGGCTTGGTGACCCAGGTGCGCGATGCAACGACGCTGATCTGCCACGCCAACTACGAAGTGATGCGGGAGCTGGTGGGTTTTCTGGTCGAGGAATGCTGTACGGAGAGCGCTGAAACCACGGATGCCAAGACCGCGGCATAG
- a CDS encoding NAD(P)-binding domain-containing protein, producing MSEAKTVAIIGAGPVGLAAAAHVLERGLQPIVLEAGDAVGHAMRQWGHVQLFSPWEYNVDKAAARLLATIGWNSPEPDQYPTGAEMVERYLEPLANVTTLKPRIRTSSRVTGISRVGFDKLKTKGRETAPFEIRYQNGKGPEIVKADAIIDASGTWHSPNPAGANGLPAIGETEAADRIAYGMPDVLGKDRARYAGKTVAVLGAGHSAIGTLTDLAKLAAEVPETRPVWLLRGSDPAKAFGGGANDKLVARGELGAAFAALVTAGRIKVESEFRVSHLVADGSRLVVGAISGCSARRAVVDQLIVATGFRPDLDFVRELRTRLDSAIECPAALAPLIDPNEHSCGTVRPHGARELAQDEPAFYFAGMKSYGRAPTFLMLTGYEQVRSIAADIAGDREAAERVELVLPETGVCSRSLAPDASNCCGGPALSDVDACCVADEKAKQQGKTGCGCVS from the coding sequence ATGAGCGAAGCCAAGACCGTCGCCATCATCGGAGCCGGACCGGTCGGCCTCGCCGCCGCCGCTCACGTGCTGGAGCGCGGTTTGCAGCCGATCGTGCTGGAAGCGGGCGACGCGGTCGGCCACGCCATGCGGCAATGGGGCCACGTCCAGTTGTTCTCGCCATGGGAATACAATGTCGACAAGGCCGCAGCGCGCCTGCTGGCGACGATCGGCTGGAATTCTCCCGAACCCGACCAGTACCCGACGGGCGCGGAGATGGTGGAGCGCTATCTCGAGCCGCTCGCCAACGTCACCACGCTCAAGCCCCGCATCCGCACGTCGAGCCGCGTCACCGGTATCAGCCGGGTGGGCTTCGACAAGCTCAAGACCAAGGGCCGCGAAACGGCGCCGTTCGAAATCCGGTATCAGAACGGGAAAGGCCCCGAGATCGTCAAGGCCGATGCGATCATCGACGCATCCGGAACCTGGCATTCGCCGAATCCTGCGGGCGCGAACGGCCTGCCCGCCATCGGCGAGACAGAGGCCGCCGACAGGATCGCTTACGGCATGCCAGACGTGTTGGGTAAGGACCGCGCGCGCTATGCCGGCAAGACCGTAGCCGTGCTGGGCGCCGGGCATTCCGCGATCGGCACGCTGACCGATCTGGCGAAGCTTGCGGCAGAAGTACCCGAAACCCGGCCGGTCTGGCTGTTGCGCGGCAGCGATCCCGCCAAGGCCTTCGGCGGCGGCGCCAATGACAAGCTGGTCGCCCGCGGCGAACTTGGCGCCGCCTTCGCCGCACTGGTAACGGCAGGCCGGATCAAGGTCGAAAGCGAATTTCGTGTCTCGCATCTCGTCGCCGACGGCTCTCGCCTCGTTGTCGGTGCCATATCCGGCTGCAGCGCCCGTCGGGCTGTGGTCGACCAACTCATCGTCGCGACGGGCTTTCGCCCCGACCTGGATTTCGTGCGCGAACTGCGTACCCGGCTCGACTCCGCCATCGAGTGCCCGGCCGCGCTGGCGCCGCTGATCGATCCAAACGAGCATAGCTGCGGCACCGTGCGGCCGCACGGCGCCCGCGAACTGGCGCAGGACGAACCCGCCTTCTATTTCGCGGGCATGAAATCCTACGGCCGCGCGCCGACCTTCCTGATGCTTACGGGATACGAGCAGGTGCGCTCGATTGCCGCCGACATCGCCGGAGACCGCGAGGCCGCGGAGCGGGTCGAACTGGTCCTGCCGGAGACCGGCGTCTGCAGCCGGTCGCTCGCACCAGATGCCAGCAATTGTTGCGGCGGCCCTGCATTATCGGATGTTGACGCGTGTTGCGTCGCCGATGAGAAAGCAAAGCAGCAAGGCAAGACGGGATGCGGCTGCGTGTCCTGA